A genomic region of Jeotgalibaca ciconiae contains the following coding sequences:
- the fliD gene encoding flagellar filament capping protein FliD, with amino-acid sequence MASSINFMGSYSGITMETIEQLLQAESTKITSYQNKQTSIEKEQTAWKDIQTRLTSLSNKMTAIAKPETFESKKVVLSKEGKLTFSAGTKAIVGDYSIEVERLATRTQVTGNKLTLDDKKTWQTEGTLIFPGQNEDGEPESIEIKIDAGDNLEKIINKINEKTKDSGVSAVAIDDRIVLQNTAYGNHAIDVEGSLAEEFGFNDPGNIKAGQSAKLTVNGINIERDSNQITDVMDGVTLDLKAVTTEPIKVEVTDDLEFTEKAIKEFVDQYNSTMSFISGLLDVGDPSQEDNKTGALTGDSSLMRLQTQLRSLLTNAIDNGNTGANTVESIGIEVDRDGVATLDAQKLQEALKKDSNKVRELFQFTQTSVNEAGETVEEDIGIGQKFETLINSFTDSKDGIIATKNKTYDKLIKDIKGSIEKFNDRLAVKREQYIAKFTALDIAMMEAESQLSYMMSQFNNNSGSNNG; translated from the coding sequence ATGGCATCAAGTATTAATTTCATGGGATCTTATTCAGGGATTACCATGGAAACGATCGAACAACTGCTTCAAGCAGAATCAACTAAAATAACTTCTTATCAGAATAAACAGACGTCTATTGAAAAAGAACAGACTGCATGGAAAGATATACAAACACGTCTGACAAGCTTATCAAATAAAATGACAGCAATCGCAAAGCCAGAGACATTTGAATCGAAGAAGGTAGTTCTTTCTAAAGAAGGAAAGCTTACTTTTTCAGCTGGAACAAAAGCAATCGTTGGAGATTATTCGATAGAGGTAGAACGGCTTGCAACACGCACACAAGTGACGGGAAATAAATTAACTCTAGACGACAAGAAAACTTGGCAGACAGAAGGAACGCTTATATTCCCTGGCCAAAATGAAGATGGTGAACCAGAATCAATTGAGATAAAGATTGACGCTGGAGATAATTTAGAAAAGATTATCAATAAAATTAACGAAAAAACAAAAGATAGTGGCGTTTCTGCAGTTGCGATTGATGACCGGATCGTTCTACAAAACACAGCTTATGGAAACCATGCGATTGATGTAGAAGGCAGTCTAGCTGAAGAATTCGGCTTTAACGATCCTGGAAACATAAAAGCTGGACAATCAGCAAAATTAACTGTAAATGGCATCAATATTGAACGGGACAGCAATCAAATTACCGATGTTATGGATGGTGTAACCCTCGATTTAAAAGCTGTCACAACAGAACCAATCAAAGTAGAAGTTACGGATGACTTAGAGTTTACTGAAAAAGCAATTAAAGAATTTGTAGATCAATACAATTCTACGATGTCATTTATCAGTGGATTGTTGGACGTGGGCGATCCATCACAAGAAGACAATAAGACAGGTGCTTTAACAGGAGATAGCAGCTTGATGCGTCTGCAAACACAGTTACGTTCCCTGTTAACCAATGCGATAGATAATGGGAACACGGGAGCCAATACAGTTGAATCGATTGGAATTGAAGTAGATCGGGATGGTGTAGCTACACTGGATGCTCAAAAACTTCAAGAAGCCTTAAAAAAAGACAGCAATAAAGTCCGTGAATTATTTCAATTTACACAAACATCAGTTAATGAAGCTGGTGAGACGGTAGAAGAAGATATTGGAATTGGACAAAAATTCGAAACGCTCATTAACAGCTTTACAGATTCAAAAGATGGAATTATCGCTACAAAGAATAAAACGTACGATAAGTTAATCAAAGATATTAAAGGAAGTATTGAAAAATTCAATGATCGTTTAGCAGTAAAGCGTGAGCAATACATTGCCAAGTTTACGGCACTGGATATTGCGATGATGGAAGCAGAATCGCAACTAAGTTATATGATGAGCCAGTTCAATAATAATTCAGGTTCAAATAATGGATAA